The Anas platyrhynchos isolate ZD024472 breed Pekin duck chromosome 1, IASCAAS_PekinDuck_T2T, whole genome shotgun sequence genomic sequence CGTGCAAGAGGCAGCATTTGGGGCCAGCTGATCCTCTCCAGGTCCCTCGTCCTGCTGCTCCCTCTTGTTTAGGTGATCAAAAATCCAGCACGAATTATTTGCTGGCGTGCAGACGCTGACAGTTCCACGCTCGTGGTCCCTCCCTGACGGGGAAAGCTCTCACGGAAACAAAAATCTTCATATTTTATCTCGTGAGAGGCCAAAACCCGAGCAGAGGCACCCGACTCCTCGCGTCCCCATGCCAAGGGGACGCCACACTCGAAAGGAGAAGGACGGAGCCATCACCTGACGTCTTTTTGGAGCTTTTTGCTCTCCTTGTAGTGCAGGAGCCACTTCCACCGTCCGCTCCCGTTCAGCTTCTCCAGCACCTTCACCACCTCCTTCAGCTGGCCTGGGGAGACAGCAAAAAGCCAGAGGGTGACTGAGGAGGAAACGAGCCCAGGAGCACGACCCCTGCTCAAAGCCAGGCACCACAGGGTGCTCAGGGCTTTGTCCAGGAGAGCTGCAAATATCTGCAGGGATTCAGcttcacaacctctctgggatTCGGTCCCAGTGGCTGGAAACCCACCTGCTGCCAATTTTCCCCCCCAAATATCTCAGAGGGTGAGCGTGCAACCTGTCCCGTCACCGTGCATCTATCTCCAGGAGCGTGGCTGTTTTAACACCACGGAGGAGATGAAGGTAACAGCAGATGAAGATATCAGTCTTCTTTTTGCCCTCCCTTTATAGGCTGAGCATCCCATAtgtccccagctccagcccctttTGGTTTTGGTGCTTGCACCAGCACCTAAATATTTTGGACCCGCCATCCAGACAGGGTTTTGGACACTGATTAGAAGggaactattaaaaaaatcccattaaagCAGGAAGAGAGGATGTTTTTGGAAGCAGATGTCAGAAAACGAGCTGGGAACTGACCCTGAACATCTACACACAGGGGGTGGCAGCGAGACTCACCCGGTGTCACCGTTTCCAACACCTTGTCGTCGGACACCACGAAGCCACCGGTGTGGAAGAGCTCCTGGTAGGTGTGCACCGTGATGTCCTCGGGGCTGTCCACGCCGGCAAACGCCACGTTGGGGCAGTGCTTCAGGCTCAGCAAGCCGGGGACCTGCTCGAAGGCAGCCACACGTCAGCGCCAGCAGCTTCAGCCACGCGTGGAGCGCTCAATCCGCGTGGGGACAAGGTGAGGATCCAACCCTGTCCTCTGTCTGCGTCACCCCGATGCTCAGATCTCGACCCCAAAACTGTGGCTGTGATATGGGGAGCTGCAGGTGGCTCATTATTCCCTAGAGCTCACaagccaaagctcatctggggTGCTCCGTTACCCTAAATAAGCTCAGCCCGGTTCATCTGAGCTGGGCTGCTCCAAGTGGTGTTGGGCAGTGATCAGAAAGggagcagaaaagcagaattgACTTGGTTTGTGATGTGAAAATAGCtgtttttaacagatttttgaGAAGCACTACTCTTACCGTGTAAATAACAGCGTATTTCCAGGGAGTGACAACTGAATTTACAGGTATATTAAGTGCAAACTTTAAAAACCCGTAAAATGGATCCTGATATTCGTTGTTTCCAAGTtttggttagaaaaaaaaaataaataaagcagtctCCGGTCTTACCTTGTGGATGTGTGAGGAAATGTCCTCGTTCCTGATCACCACCAGCAGCCGGTCGCTGTCCGGGCGTTTGGCGCTGCAGAAGCTGAGGGGTTCCATCTCCACGTGGCCGTCTTTCTTCAGCAGGGTCTGagaaattgggggaaaaaaaaagatgaattttgtAGGTTTGAAGGTTTTGTACGAGGGATAGCTTCAGAGGTGCGGAAGAGCCGGGAGCTGGTAAGGACAGCAGGGGCTGCGACTGCTTGCAGAGgatgaaaaagcagagaaaaagctCTCTGCACCTCCAGGATGTGCAGGGAAGAGGGCAAGGGGGAAAATATGGGGAAAGCAGGTGGGATACAAGCCGGCTGTGATGTGGGGTGTGAAATCAGGGCTTGAAGCCCTTTTTCTGCTCCACCTCACCCAGAGCCACCTCCTCCCCGCCCAGTTTTACCTTCACCCTTGCGAAGAAAGGCTCCTCTCCCGTCTCCACCAGGTAAAACATCCCCGGGCTCCCGCAGGCCCCCTTGGCCACGCTGCGCAGGCGGCCCCGCAGCGAGCCGCACAGCTCCGCCACCAAATCCCCGAATGCCTCCACGTGTGCCGAGCCCTTCCCTTTGTCCTCTCCTCCCGTCTCGACCCCGCTCAGCATCACCCCATCGAGCTGGGGGGACTCGCTGAGGATGGCCGAGACGACCCCCGGCGGCTCCTGCGGGGTTTTTTCGTATTTCAGCTTGCCGAGGTGGAAGGGAGCGGCGAGGTCTCGGTTTCGGGACCTCTCGTGCCACGGGGGGCAATGGGATGACGGGTCCCTGTGCGGTTGGGGACAGCCAAAACCATCCGGCCACGGGGTCGAGGGCAGGATGGTCACTTGCAGAGGGCTCCTGCTTCGTGGGGACGGAGGGAGGGGAGTTTCTTGCCCGGGGAACGTCTCGGAGGCCGCCTGGAGCGAGCGGTGCCGTGGGAAGATGCTCTCGGAGGTAGAAAGAGGAGGTTGCCCGCTCCTCAGGATCTGGTTTAGCTTATAGTAGAAGCGGAGGTGCTCCATGTCCAACGTGTGCTGGGTGAtttcctcccagcccctccacGGCCCCAGCAGGGCCCTCAGCAAATGCGACTGCCCCGCGCAAGGGCGGCGTCTCCTGGAGGGCCGCGCGTTCCCCCTCCTGCCCCGCTGGGTTTTTTTGGTGACCGTGAAGTTGAGGAAATCCTTGGAGACCCCCCGGCTGTCCGTGATATTGACGTAAGGtggcacctgcctgctgctggcctcctcCAGCCCGCTGCATCCACTGGGCTCGGCCCACCGGAGGTTTTCCTCCGAGCTCGGGGAGCCCCAGGCCTCGCtcagcgaggaggaggaggagtcgTGCTTAGTCCTTGCCCCCCTGGATGGGGTCAGAGGAGGGGAAATCGGTGCAAAGCACCCCCAGTGGGGAACGGGGATTgctccctcttccccctccaGCTCCGCATGATGAGGATCTGCGACCACGCTGGGCTCCTCGGCCTCGTACTCGCCCCGTGGTGGCACCAATCCTGCTGGCAAAGCCGCCGGGCTGGCACGAGGGATGCTGCTTCCTCCTTCAGAGTCCTCCTCGTGGCTTCCCAGCACGCCTGCTACCTGGATTTGGGGGGTGGCACACGTGTGGcaggctcctgggggctgctgtcCCCCAAAGCAGGGTCTGGTGGCACCACAGGGAGCTGGATTCGCATCGGGGTGCACGCCGAGGACTGAGTCTGGCTCGGCGCCGTGCCAAATTGCTTCGGGGCTGTGTGGAGGAGAACAAGGAGCAGGTTCCACCTCACCAGGCATGAGGACACCCCGTGGAGAGCTCTCTGTTGGCTCCGTGCGGCACAGACCTGGGTCTTTTTTCACCTCTCCTACAAATCCAGGCTttaaggagctggctgctgctgggatctCGGCGGCCACGCTCAGCTCtgcggcagctcctggctcgCGGGGCTTCCCAGGGGGGCACAGGATTGCTCCCCGCTCATTTTGCCCGAAAAAGCAGCGAGGGGCACCCGCATCTGCACCCCAGGGAGGGTCCTGGAcaaggggagcagcagctgaggcCGTGCAGGCAGCCAGGGACGAGCTGTCTGGTTTGGAGTCCCCTGCCCAGGCCGTACAGTCGAAGGCGAAGCCGTGGCCGTCACCAGCTCCTGAGGGCTCCCCCAAAACATCGGGGTGGCTGGCAGGGGTGCTGCCACATTGCCCTTCCACCAAAGCCTTGTTCTGCTCTTGGTTTGATTCCTCAGAGCTCCCCGAAGCGAGCTCAGCACAAATTTCACCTCCACGCCCTCGGGGAAGGCAGCTTCTCCCtccggggctgctcctccacGGAGCCTGGACGAGCGCCGCGGCCTCCCGGACCCCTGGAGCTGCCCCCGCAGCTGCTGCTCCGTCCAAAAACGCCcggcaggcagagctggagccaGGAGGGGATGAGCTTCGTGCCTGTCCCTGTGCCTCCATGCCAGCCGTGGCAGCAGCTTGGCTCCCAACGAGCAGCAGGCTTTCTGCAGAGGGCGCACGATCCTCGTTTTCCTGCTCCAAACCACCCCGCAGCGCCTCTCCGGCTCCAGAACCGGCTGTGGGGACACCAAGATGCGTGCTCAGAGCAGGTGGCACCGAGCTGCTGTCACCCACAGCGGCCGGGCTGGCTTCGTGTGCCAAAATGGTGCTGTTTTTTTCGGCACCTGGGGTGGCCAAAGCCCCCCAGGGCTCTTGAAGCACGCCGACGCTTGGGGCTGCATCGCCAGAGAGCCCCCGAGAGGCAGCCCCAGTCCCAAATAGGGCTGGCATCGATTTGCCCTCACGGGGAAGGGCtgaggcagcagggatgggatcaggaccCTCTCTGGGAACACCAAAATCCCTTGGGGATGCCAAATTCACCAGCTGCTGCTCCGTGTCGGCATCACCTCTTCCAGAAAATGCTAACCCAGAGGTCCCCACGCCCGTGCTGCCATGCCCAGAGCcctcttcctctgcttctccctcctccacttcttcctcctcaattTCTGGATGTCCTGAGGGGTCTTGCGATGCCCTCTCTTCTCTGCCAAGCCCCTCGGGCTTTGCTCTGTTGGGATTTGCTTCTGAGGATGTGGAATGAGAGGCCTCACTCTCTGGCTGCTCTCCACGCCCGTGCGGCGTCCTCTGGGGAGCTGGGCTGAAATTCAGGGCTGGGTTGCGTGGTTTttccctgcccagcacagctggggacGTGGAGGCATCGTTGGAGGGGTTGGGGGTGATGGAAGCATCCTTCTGTCCCTCCCGGGGCAGCTCCACCTGAAATAACACAAACCAGAGGTTAATCCTCAAGGGAGGCAACGGAGATGGATTATTTGAAACGCTCAGATGTCAGTGCAAGCACCCCAGCAGCATCTGCAGGGACAAGTTTGTCTCTAAAATAAGTCCAGGTGCTCTTTTGCTGCTCTAATTCTTTGGGATTTCTCCTCCTCGAGTCCCTCCCTTGGTCAGGGATAGATAACTCCTGTCAGAGCCCAGCTCAGTCCAGGAGGACATCCAAACTGGAAGCCTTTTTATGataaaactgtgtgtgtgtgcgtggcTGTCACCTGGGGCAGCCAACTGTTGGGTGACTTCCCCGTGCCCTGCTTTGGGGACCCCCCTGCATGGTTCCAAAAGAGCCCACAAGCCCTCCTGCTCCGTTCCTCTCGCTCCCACGAGCACAAAAAGGGATCGTGGGCACCCCCCAGGCTCTTACCACAGCAACAATCGAGCCATCACACCCGTGCTCCTCCTCGGGAAGCTCCAGCTGCCTGCATTTCTCCACCAGGTTGCTCCGAGCAGCGCGGTCAGCGAGGGAAAGGCTCTCGGAGCTCGTGGAGGAAGGTTCCTCCTCCCCGGGGGGCAGCTCCCCTGAAGAAGACGACACCGTGCTGTCTGCAAGGCTCTCCTCTGGGCGAAAAACCCCCTGGCAGCGCGTGCTGGGATCCAGAGAGCTGCTAGGAGCCTGCTCAGGCTCTGACTGGGAGTCCACGGGGCACGGCTCCGACCCGAAACAATCCTCGCCGTCGTCGCTCAGCTCCAGGAAATCCCCGGTGCTGTTCAAGGAGACGAATTTCTTGGGGTTGCTGTGCTCCACCACCTTCCTGCGGCTGCTCAGCACCTTGCTGGGCTTGCTGTAGAACAGAGCCACCCACATGTGAAGTATCAGCTTCATCTCCTCCACGTCGTCGGGCAGCTCAGGGTCCCAGGgcctggaagagaaaaagcaaacacagcctGAAAGGGGGAGCTGCAACCCTCATCCTCCCTCCTGCTGATGCAGGTCACTCATTTTCTGCGTCCCCAAGGTGCTGAGCCCCACTGAAGGAGGGTTTTGAGTGCCCAGCTGCGTCATGGATTGCTTGATGTGGTTTGCAACGGGttgaaaagaagagaaacaagcACTCGATGTGGTTTGCAATGGGTTGAGAGGAGAAACAAGCACTTGGGTGCGTGTTGCTGGAAGTACCAAAGCCACAGGAAGCTTCAGCACAACACAATGCGGGTTTAGCACGGAGAAAAGGGCAATTATCTcgcaaaaacaacacaaaaagagcaaagaaaacccATTCTACAAGTGCTCCAGGTGTCTAGCAAGAGATATCCCCTGCAGGAGGTCTTCCAGGCTCACTCACCCGTGCAGGGCGCGGATCACCGTCTTCTCCAGCTCGTCGTTGGTGTACTTGCTGTCCGAGCTGAAGAGGTAGCCGGCCTCCCAGCGCCGCGTCACCTGCAGGGATTTCCCGCAGCTTTTCACGCTGTGGCTCTCGGCGAAATCCTCCTTCAGcctgggggagaggaggcagcccCGGCACCGCGCCGCCGTGGCCTCGGCGGGAGGCTGAGGGTGGGCGCTGCTCTGCTGGTGGCGGAAAGGCAGCACCTTGCCCACCAAGGGGCCCGCCCGCGCGCCCCTCGTCCCGTTTCTGGCAAGGGCAGGCCCAGAATACGAAGTGTTTTTGGGATACGGAGGTTTCTTCAGGTTTTCGGGCAGCAGCGAGGCGTAGGAGTGCTCAGAGGAGATGAAGGAGTGCTTGTTGGCCTCGGTGGCCTCCTGGGTCTCCCTGGGAAGCAAGGCGCGGGTTTTTgcggggttggggttggggttgatCTTTTTAGCGGCAATCCCGGGGTTTTTCTCCCCGGGAAGGGGGTCTTTCAGGTCTGttttggcagcaggaggaagcttCAGGTTGGGTGACGCTTTGCCAGGCGAGGCAGCTCCCTTTGCCAGCTTGTCCACCCTGTGGTATTCGTGGTCGGAGGCAGCGCGGGAGGATTTCTGCTTGCGGAGGCCCTGCTGCTCCTTCGCGGGGTCACGGGGTGGGCTGCGGGGTGAGGAGATCGCCCCGCTGTCCCTGGGGATGAAGGAAGGAATACAAGAGCCCAGAGCCAGGTCAGCCAGCAAGTTGAGGGCGTGGGATTCGTAGTCGTTCCCCTTCGGATCAAAAAAATGGCTCGCAGAAGCACCTGGGTAGATCTCGCCCACCTGGCTCTCCGCCGCGGGGCTCTGCGAAGAAACCTCGCTGGGAACGGTGGCGAACGGCTCCTTCCCCTCtgtattgaaataaaaaaaaagggaataaatGAAGGGCAAGCAGTTCTGCCTCGAGAAGGGCTTCGGAGCAGGCTTTCACAGCTAACAAATGGTGTTCAGACAGGGACCGTGGTGTCCGGCACATCGCAATTAATTAAAGGCCTTGTTTTGGCAGGAAAAAGCTGCCTCTCCAACACTGACtttgcacacacaaaaataaccCCAAAATAACCCCAAAACCTCTGTGGTCACGCCAGGCATGGCTGCTACGGCAGGATCCAGAGTTGGGATCCAGCTGATTTCAGGAATGGGGTTAATCCTCCTAAATAAATGGCCCGGGATCCAGGGGGAAGAAAATTTCCCTTTGTTTCTGTGCAGTTTGGGCAGTTACGAACAACCTGAGATGTTTTTAAGTGCTTCAttaatctgtttttttattccttcatGCTTTCTTCTAGTCTGAATACTTGCACCCCTCACCACGGAAGAAACCCCGTGCTGTGTCTGCAATAACCCACACGGTTAAAACAAACCCCTCGGCCctctaaaagacagaaaaaaaaaccccTCAACAGCATCACCTGCCCCTGAGCTGCCCCTCAGGGCACACGCAGAAACCTGGGGGCTCCCAGAGCACAGCAagtaaacatttcatttaatttttggtACTAAAAACACCCCTCACCCTGGCTCAAGGCTTGTGTTGGTAAAGCATGAAGTCATTAACCGAGGTTAACACCTTCTAAAAACCCATAAATTGAGTGTTTTTCACTGCTAACCGctcttattttgcatttctggcAGCACCTGGCGTTCAGCCTTTTAGATTTAGGTACAGAAGTGTGGACAGAGCCCTCCGGGTGAATCAAACCCAGCTCAGGACCCATCCTGAAGCCCCTGGAGCACAGTGAGGAGCAGCACCCGACAGGCCCGCCGATGAAAACCGCCACGTATCAGGAAGTCTGACAGCAACGTGGCaataaaagagcaagaaaagcagacaaacaGAGCCAGGGTGGCGAAACCAGTCctgaaagcctcctgcttcgctgggaagagggaaaaaaccCAGACGCAGATCCGAGGAAGGACATCAAAGCTTGAGGTGTGAGAAAACGCGGCAAATTAACAAAAAACGACTGCTGCTCCACCATTTATCTTGGCACCGTAATACTGGCTCTCAGTTTAAAAGCAGACTCCCAGCCAGCACCTGCAGACGCTGCACTCTGGGACTATCCAACTCGGCCTCCTAAACCCACTGCAGTCTGTCTGCGAAAGGTGTGacagtttcatttattttttttaaagcaactgGATTGAAAAATGGACTAAAAACCTGGGCAGGTGCTGGCCGTGAGCGGAGGTTTCGATGCCCTGACCTCACCCGTTTCAGAGCTCAGCAGCTAAAACCCAGCACTTTCCCTGAGCGGTTTGCCAAGGGTGCCAACTGAGATTAGAAAAGGGCTCcaaaaaaaatttagaaaaaggaattaaaattagaaaaatggagaaaaatctgaaaacttaGGAAAGGACTCAAACAAATTTGGTTCATGTGTGCTGGGAGGGTGTAACGGgagcctgcaggctgctgggcagcagcagaccCCAACCCAGACCCTAATCCCTAAAGCCCTAAACTTTGTGAGGCCTTTTGGCTGCCGCTGCCCGTGCTGTTCCCTCCACCTGGGCACGACCTGCCCCGGGTGTTTGCTGGCTCTGCTTTTAAAGTAAACATTTCCGCAGGGAACAGCATTCTTACcgctttctgctgtttttttggcTGCCGGTTTCAGCGGGCTGCTCGCCACGCTTTTCATCACCTTACTCTTCAGCGGCTTTGCGCTGGTCTCAGCAGCAGGAACCTTTTTCACGTCCGAGTTCTTCAGCGTTTTCGGCCTCTTGGTTTCCAAGCCAGGGCTGTCGGGGGCCGAGGTTTCCTTCTGGGCAGGTTCAGGCTGCGTATTGTGCACAAATTCTGCAGACAGGACCTCTGCACCTGGGGCGAGGAAAAGGGAGGGCAGTTCTTTTCGTTTGGGACAGgctcagattaaaaaaacaacaatcacAAGATATTCAGTTGAAAAATGTGGAAAGACTGCTCTAGAAgtgaccagcagcagcagaatggTCTTCATCAACTCGATTTATGCTCCTGATCCAACGGGTTACTGATGCAAATGATCAGAAAGCCCCGCTGCTGTGCACCCCCTGGGCATCCCCACCCATCTCCAGAGATCCAGAGATCGCTGGGTGTGATCCACCacctgaattttcactgaaatccccctctttttctttccaggctGAACCAGGGAGCACGGAGACACTGCTACAGATCTATGACACAGCACTTacctcttttccttctgtgtggAAACTCTAAATTGGCTAATTTCAGCATGGGCTCGCTCGAGCTGGCCGTAAGCCCCGttttttttggaaaggagaAGGTGATTTTCTTCTTGGTCGCtttcctgtccctgctgctgtcccccccAGAATGTATTTGCATCTTGAGGGGTGACCATTTCTTCCCGGTGCTGGTCCCAGCGGTTTGGCTGGATTTCCTCTTGTTCTGCTGCATCCAAAGCTCGCTGCCTGAGCTAACGTCTTTCGGGGCCACTTCGCCactccagcccagccccacaaTAGTGGGCTTTGGGTTTTCGCCTTCGAGTTTGACTTCTGCTGGTACAGGAGGAGCCGGGTCCGGTGGCAGAGCCAAAGGGCAGTCCCCTTTACGAGCAGCCTCCGAGCTGCAGCAAAGAGAAGGAGCAGCACCAGCCAAACACCCTAAGGCAGCCGACAATTCCAGCGTGTAGCTGCTGGGATCGGAGAGATAatgctgcagctggcagaaagACTGCTCCGAGCTTTTTGTCGAGGATTTAGTGCATTCATCCTTGGCTGATGGCAGGTGAGAAGGACAGGGAACGTCGCCGTTTTGGCCCGAGGTGTGCTGTGCGTTTTGCTCCAGCTTTGCATACTCCTGGAAGTGCTGTTTGATCCGCACGTCGGTGCTGAGCGCGTCCCCCCGGGGAGAAGTGGTGGCTTTCTGCAAGGCATAGCGAAGCCCGGGCAAAACCGAGGCTATTTTTAAGGAGACGTCGCTCCCTCGCCTTTCATCTTTCGGATCGTGCTCTTcagctgggaaaggaaaagaaaaagaattttcactcgtcttacAAAAGGATTAAACCCCCCCCGAGTCACCTCACCATTAGATGCTAAGAGAACGCTGGCCCCAGGGACAACGTCCTGCTTTGAGAGGTGATTGTCGCTGctgaaggtaaaaaaaaaatggcatgtgGGAGtcaaaaaggaattaaatgaaGAGGAAAGACTCCTCTTGTATCCACTAGCCCTATTTGCAGAAAATCACAGCGAGATCATACGCAGCAGACTCATCCCCTCGCTCTAGCAATTTTAGGACAGTCAGAGCTCTGAAAAcgctttctttctttaaacttGCATAAATTCAGGCTTGCCCACGCTGAGTGTTTAGACTACCACCGTTTTCAGACCACTCATGGGGTTTTTCCTGCTCAAATGCAacccccagcagctccatccCTACCTGCTGCCAGCGTGGGCGGATGCAGAGCACACGAAGTTGCAGAGTTCGTGCTCTGGAGCGGGATGGGGAAAGGCAAGAAGCAGACTGAGGGATAGTATGAACACCCAGGGGATTTTATACAGCTGGAGGAGGCCTGGTCCTACTGAAAGGAGCTGCCTGTCACTGATCTCAGCAGGAGCAACGTCCTACCACATACGGTGTGTGGTATCATCCACGCTTTGGGTTTAGATCTCACCAGGATGGACAGGAACGAGACCCACGGCTTGAAGGAGCCCAGGCTGGTGGATGGCTCAGTGGGAATGGGTCCTGCTTGGCACAATGATGGCACAGAACCACCAAATATTacggattggaagggaccttgaaagatcaccTAGCCCAatccccctgctggagcaggaactCCTCGATCAGGTCACCCAGGAATGCATCGAGGCAGGTTTTggatgtctccagagaaggagactccacaagccccctgggcagcctgtcccagtgctctcagcctcaccgtgaagaaattTCACCCTATGAACACCTCCCATGTTCCAGCTTGTCCCTTGtctcttgtcctatcattagGAGAGCCTGGCTCCGTCCTCCTGACACTTGCCCTTtccatatttataaatattcacAAGATCACTCCttagtttcttttcctccaaactAAAGAGACCCAGTTCCCTCGGCCTTTCCTCGGaagggagatgctccactcccttAACCAGCCTCATGGCTCTGTGCTGGGCTCTTTTCCTGCGTCCCCTTAGCACCCAAAAACGCCCAGAGAGCCTTTTGGTGGCCTGCCTTCCCTGCACAAGCAAGATTTGTCCAGCTTCACCCTCTGCGAGGCTGCAGACGGTCTGATTCTTGTCTGATTCTTTGCATTGCAGGCTCGGCCCGTGTGTGTCACCACTCAGAGCTTCCTTTTGGCTTCAGGGCcaggctgccagccccagcatcTTTCCTTGTCACATCCCTTCCCAACTAGCCATGCCTGGAGGaacctggcttttttttcccttcctcagaCGTGTggttttctgctgctgcctggtgctggcactgctgctcctccttACCGGCAAGCCCGGGTGTCCCTGTgagcctgcctcctcctctggcTCGGGGACGCTGCGGCACGCCGGGCTCGTTACGCCCGCCCTACATTCCTGCCGAGCTGTCTGGACAGGAAGAAAAACGCCTTCCGAGGCTGCTCCTTCCAAAATGGGAAACATTATTCAAGCCAAGTGGCTTC encodes the following:
- the TASOR2 gene encoding protein TASOR 2 isoform X4 is translated as MLRTGFHPESQESSSLLQTAVSVLQSCYLDSTSQDGFQYSQAILVENAVFLNELKAFVQAKEAAGYSQEELEETFAFLLFDNEEEAKEVCQTGLRVNSSSISMLGDPAKGVYISKYADCLLPRPWYHGKSGYIVICKLIKGKVKVVSENYTTSYTCPSPGYDCHVAVSKNIVPSKASPCQAFEQSQYYVYEVSDGSAAERPRQICPYIVITCQYREPKEMPVLARESLPEPNHKVAFYCPWRGQLSIRGQLLCNIALRTPYSSTIPAQLPPNLDINHVMGLSDLKKKLPEAAFGKRNYIENEVCFQGVYFSLYEVEIANKDQHKMNQLLENLKKRDLAIIKYLQDQGVLILLTSSALARDDGFDPKEPVSLLALFLFTSSRAVCLRAEEHDPKDERRGSDVSLKIASVLPGLRYALQKATTSPRGDALSTDVRIKQHFQEYAKLEQNAQHTSGQNGDVPCPSHLPSAKDECTKSSTKSSEQSFCQLQHYLSDPSSYTLELSAALGCLAGAAPSLCCSSEAARKGDCPLALPPDPAPPVPAEVKLEGENPKPTIVGLGWSGEVAPKDVSSGSELWMQQNKRKSSQTAGTSTGKKWSPLKMQIHSGGDSSRDRKATKKKITFSFPKKTGLTASSSEPMLKLANLEFPHRRKRGAEVLSAEFVHNTQPEPAQKETSAPDSPGLETKRPKTLKNSDVKKVPAAETSAKPLKSKVMKSVASSPLKPAAKKTAESEGKEPFATVPSEVSSQSPAAESQVGEIYPGASASHFFDPKGNDYESHALNLLADLALGSCIPSFIPRDSGAISSPRSPPRDPAKEQQGLRKQKSSRAASDHEYHRVDKLAKGAASPGKASPNLKLPPAAKTDLKDPLPGEKNPGIAAKKINPNPNPAKTRALLPRETQEATEANKHSFISSEHSYASLLPENLKKPPYPKNTSYSGPALARNGTRGARAGPLVGKVLPFRHQQSSAHPQPPAEATAARCRGCLLSPRLKEDFAESHSVKSCGKSLQVTRRWEAGYLFSSDSKYTNDELEKTVIRALHGPWDPELPDDVEEMKLILHMWVALFYSKPSKVLSSRRKVVEHSNPKKFVSLNSTGDFLELSDDGEDCFGSEPCPVDSQSEPEQAPSSSLDPSTRCQGVFRPEESLADSTVSSSSGELPPGEEEPSSTSSESLSLADRAARSNLVEKCRQLELPEEEHGCDGSIVAVVELPREGQKDASITPNPSNDASTSPAVLGREKPRNPALNFSPAPQRTPHGRGEQPESEASHSTSSEANPNRAKPEGLGREERASQDPSGHPEIEEEEVEEGEAEEEGSGHGSTGVGTSGLAFSGRGDADTEQQLVNLASPRDFGVPREGPDPIPAASALPREGKSMPALFGTGAASRGLSGDAAPSVGVLQEPWGALATPGAEKNSTILAHEASPAAVGDSSSVPPALSTHLGVPTAGSGAGEALRGGLEQENEDRAPSAESLLLVGSQAAATAGMEAQGQARSSSPPGSSSACRAFLDGAAAAGAAPGVREAAALVQAPWRSSPGGRSCLPRGRGGEICAELASGSSEESNQEQNKALVEGQCGSTPASHPDVLGEPSGAGDGHGFAFDCTAWAGDSKPDSSSLAACTASAAAPLVQDPPWGADAGAPRCFFGQNERGAILCPPGKPREPGAAAELSVAAEIPAAASSLKPGFVGEVKKDPGLCRTEPTESSPRGVLMPGEVEPAPCSPPHSPEAIWHGAEPDSVLGVHPDANPAPCGATRPCFGGQQPPGACHTCATPQIQVAGVLGSHEEDSEGGSSIPRASPAALPAGLVPPRGEYEAEEPSVVADPHHAELEGEEGAIPVPHWGCFAPISPPLTPSRGARTKHDSSSSSLSEAWGSPSSEENLRWAEPSGCSGLEEASSRQVPPYVNITDSRGVSKDFLNFTVTKKTQRGRRGNARPSRRRRPCAGQSHLLRALLGPWRGWEEITQHTLDMEHLRFYYKLNQILRSGQPPLSTSESIFPRHRSLQAASETFPGQETPLPPSPRSRSPLQVTILPSTPWPDGFGCPQPHRDPSSHCPPWHERSRNRDLAAPFHLGKLKYEKTPQEPPGVVSAILSESPQLDGVMLSGVETGGEDKGKGSAHVEAFGDLVAELCGSLRGRLRSVAKGACGSPGMFYLVETGEEPFFARVKTLLKKDGHVEMEPLSFCSAKRPDSDRLLVVIRNEDISSHIHKVPGLLSLKHCPNVAFAGVDSPEDITVHTYQELFHTGGFVVSDDKVLETVTPGQLKEVVKVLEKLNGSGRWKWLLHYKESKKLQKDVRWDTNAQKKSLILKSCQGAELIEVLHYHACDSRASPSSEYVKCLLNLQVQHVSARFAVYLTEKPGASRELFESKGILVADVNTFLGTVQKVAAPFRRSYW